A single Streptomyces mirabilis DNA region contains:
- a CDS encoding PE-PGRS family protein: MAEFRRPPEWQQQADRHTMLIDPVLTVRPISRFDYTARRPVSAIDHALVFATVGGAYDAYMPPHRPSRTDAATRRYTSVYEVDMGSHPVQLELELPSDDDAFSFSATADLTWRVSDPIAYVAGGERDVPTRLAREIHQFARPVSRRFSIEDSREAEAEVQYAIESGVFADGIGLTVTCAVRLRLDDDAIAHRRRKRALRYEADMLDPEHEYRLRQAQQLHELEVLRQHQSQELMAQKIAFYQYHLQHGGVAQWAFHLAAHPEDTRMVINALQKDQLSAIESQLELIAGDTLEDYQKAESARSTLRVVKELNSRQEPPPQPPVPGRPAPPPGGVQQPPYDPSQPYAASQPYDPSQPYGAAAQPYGGAPAPGGLPGAPYTPPGPPVSHQPYVPPAPGTVPPGPYQAEPPAPPAPAAGSPYDQAPPPPAVAPTPVIPPAPSAYPPPSPPPPAPESPGAGPE; encoded by the coding sequence ATGGCGGAATTCCGCCGCCCGCCGGAGTGGCAGCAACAGGCCGACCGGCACACCATGCTGATCGACCCGGTGCTCACCGTGCGGCCGATCTCCCGTTTCGACTACACGGCCCGGCGGCCGGTCTCCGCGATCGACCACGCGCTGGTGTTCGCCACCGTGGGCGGCGCCTACGACGCGTACATGCCCCCGCACCGGCCGAGCCGCACGGACGCCGCGACCCGCCGCTACACCTCGGTCTACGAGGTCGACATGGGCAGCCACCCGGTCCAGCTGGAACTCGAACTGCCCAGCGACGACGACGCGTTCTCGTTCAGCGCGACCGCCGATCTGACCTGGCGCGTCTCGGACCCGATCGCGTACGTGGCCGGCGGCGAACGCGATGTGCCCACGCGGCTGGCCCGTGAAATCCACCAGTTCGCGCGGCCGGTCAGCCGCCGGTTCTCCATCGAGGACAGCCGGGAGGCCGAGGCCGAGGTCCAGTACGCGATCGAGAGCGGCGTCTTCGCCGACGGCATCGGGCTCACGGTCACATGCGCGGTGCGGCTACGCCTGGACGACGACGCGATCGCGCACAGACGGCGCAAACGGGCGCTGCGCTACGAGGCCGACATGCTCGACCCCGAGCACGAGTACCGGCTGCGCCAGGCGCAGCAGCTGCACGAGCTGGAGGTGCTGCGCCAGCACCAGTCCCAGGAGCTGATGGCCCAGAAGATCGCCTTCTACCAGTACCACCTGCAACACGGGGGCGTCGCCCAGTGGGCCTTCCACCTCGCCGCGCACCCCGAGGACACCCGGATGGTCATCAACGCCCTCCAGAAGGACCAGCTCTCCGCCATCGAGAGCCAGCTGGAGCTGATCGCCGGAGACACCCTGGAGGACTACCAGAAGGCCGAGTCGGCCCGCTCCACCCTGCGCGTCGTCAAGGAACTGAACAGCCGCCAGGAGCCTCCGCCGCAGCCGCCGGTTCCCGGCCGACCGGCGCCGCCGCCCGGGGGCGTACAACAGCCGCCGTACGATCCCTCGCAGCCGTACGCCGCCTCACAGCCGTACGACCCCTCGCAGCCGTACGGGGCCGCCGCCCAGCCCTATGGCGGCGCTCCGGCCCCCGGAGGGTTACCGGGCGCCCCCTACACCCCGCCGGGGCCGCCCGTGTCCCATCAGCCCTACGTCCCGCCCGCGCCCGGAACCGTGCCGCCGGGGCCCTACCAGGCCGAGCCCCCGGCCCCACCCGCGCCCGCCGCCGGCAGCCCCTACGACCAGGCCCCGCCGCCCCCGGCCGTGGCTCCCACGCCCGTCATTCCGCCCGCGCCCTCCGCGTATCCGCCGCCCTCTCCCCCGCCCCCGGCTCCGGAGTCCCCCGGGGCGGGACCGGAGTGA
- a CDS encoding Pycsar system effector family protein — MTTTAPGTRTAERLLEELRDEIARADSKASVLVAALGMTAGVFSGLLAGRNWSPSSLSPPGTAVWWTGALALAFALFALLLAVLPRYRAGSWAPGRPLCFFGDIQQAVREGQLATALADTDRDPAAGLTAALTETSRIAARKHQWIRTGLIAFCAGTVLLPAGLLIG, encoded by the coding sequence GTGACCACCACCGCTCCCGGCACCAGAACCGCCGAACGGCTGCTGGAGGAGCTGCGGGACGAGATCGCCCGGGCCGACAGCAAGGCGTCCGTGCTCGTGGCGGCGCTCGGGATGACGGCGGGGGTGTTCAGCGGGCTGCTGGCCGGACGGAACTGGTCACCGAGCTCGCTCTCCCCGCCCGGTACGGCCGTCTGGTGGACCGGCGCCCTGGCCCTCGCCTTCGCCCTGTTCGCGCTGCTGCTCGCGGTGCTCCCCCGGTACCGCGCCGGCTCATGGGCCCCGGGCCGGCCCCTCTGCTTCTTCGGCGACATCCAACAAGCCGTACGTGAAGGTCAGTTGGCGACCGCTCTCGCCGACACCGACCGCGACCCCGCCGCCGGACTCACCGCGGCGCTCACCGAGACCAGCCGTATCGCCGCCCGCAAGCACCAGTGGATCCGCACCGGTCTGATCGCCTTCTGCGCGGGCACGGTGCTGCTTCCCGCCGGGCTGCTCATCGGCTGA
- a CDS encoding M48 family metalloprotease codes for MQTPPAASHTAPPVPPAPPEAPAPDDLDYRHAGSRVHVAAHQRGADATAIGQLAVQVPGFLVSLAVVASFAVGILGTAMGWLVILAWLASGALVFHRPTELAFARHVMKLRVPLAQERARLEPIWREVTARAGVEAHTYELMVENSTDLNAVAAAGHVVGVTTYALNEIPSSNLAAVLAHELGHHTGGHAWTGLLGYWYSLPGRIAWAFMRGIARIAIRVASVFSLAATGMVYLFIGIFVIGGFVAAWYITVPLVVAPYLLAYVGRQGELRADRQAADLGFAPQLAQVLYHFQAQEDAVKAQAAAQGRQLKEPGGLAKLLTTHPDNYTRLQALEPYLQLSR; via the coding sequence ATGCAAACGCCCCCCGCCGCCTCACACACGGCACCGCCAGTACCTCCAGCACCGCCGGAGGCACCCGCACCCGACGACCTCGACTACCGGCACGCGGGCTCCCGCGTCCACGTGGCCGCGCACCAGCGCGGTGCCGACGCCACCGCGATCGGGCAGCTGGCGGTCCAGGTGCCGGGCTTCCTGGTGAGCCTCGCCGTGGTTGCCTCCTTCGCCGTGGGAATCCTCGGCACGGCCATGGGCTGGCTGGTCATCCTCGCCTGGCTGGCCTCCGGGGCGCTCGTCTTCCACCGGCCCACCGAGCTGGCCTTCGCCCGGCACGTGATGAAGCTCAGGGTGCCGCTCGCCCAGGAGCGGGCCCGTCTGGAGCCGATCTGGCGCGAGGTCACCGCCCGCGCGGGCGTCGAGGCACACACGTACGAGCTGATGGTGGAGAACAGCACGGACCTGAACGCCGTGGCGGCCGCCGGCCATGTCGTCGGCGTCACGACGTACGCGCTGAACGAGATCCCCAGCAGCAACCTCGCCGCCGTACTCGCCCATGAACTCGGGCACCACACCGGCGGTCACGCCTGGACGGGCCTGCTCGGCTACTGGTACTCGCTGCCCGGCCGGATCGCCTGGGCCTTCATGCGGGGCATCGCCCGGATCGCGATCCGGGTCGCGAGCGTCTTCTCACTCGCCGCGACCGGGATGGTCTACCTCTTCATCGGGATATTCGTGATCGGCGGGTTCGTCGCCGCCTGGTACATCACCGTGCCGCTCGTCGTCGCCCCCTACCTGCTCGCCTACGTGGGTCGCCAGGGCGAGCTGCGTGCCGACCGGCAGGCGGCCGACCTCGGCTTCGCACCCCAGCTGGCGCAGGTCCTGTACCACTTCCAAGCCCAGGAGGACGCCGTGAAGGCGCAGGCCGCAGCGCAGGGAAGGCAGCTCAAGGAACCGGGCGGCCTGGCCAAGCTGCTGACCACCCACCCGGACAACTACACCCGGCTCCAGGCCCTGGAGCCCTACCTCCAGCTCAGCCGCTGA
- a CDS encoding DNA-directed RNA polymerase subunit beta', which translates to MLDVNFFDELRIGLATADDIRQWSHGEVKKPETINYRTLKPEKDGLFCEKIFGPTRDWECYCGKYKRVRFKGIICERCGVEVTRAKVRRERMGHIELAAPVTHIWYFKGVPSRLGYLLDLAPKDLEKVIYFAAYMITFVDEERRTRDLPSLEAHVSVERQQIENRRDADLEARAKKLETDLAELEAEGAKADVRRKVREGAEREMKQLRDRSQREIDRLDEVWTRFKNLKVQDLEGDELLYRELRDRFGTYFDGSMGAAALQKRLESFDLDEEAERLREIIRTGKGQKKTRALKRLKVVSAFLQTSNSPKGMVLDCVPVIPPDLRPMVQLDGGRFATSDLNDLYRRVINRNNRLKRLLDLGAPEIIVNNEKRMLQEAVDALFDNGRRGRPVTGPGNRPLKSLSDMLKGKQGRFRQNLLGKRVDYSARSVIVVGPQLKLHQCGLPKAMALELFKPFVMKRLVDLNHAQNIKSAKRMVERGRTVVYDVLEEVIAEHPVLLNRAPTLHRLGIQAFEPQLVEGKAIQIHPLVCTAFNADFDGDQMAVHLPLSAEAQAEARILMLSSNNILKPADGRPVTMPTQDMVLGLFFLTTDGELRDVKGEGRAFGSTAEATMAFDAGELALQSAVDIRFPVGTIPPRGWTPPAQEEGEPEWQQGDTFRLRTTLGRALFNELLPEDYPFVDYSVGKKQLSEIVNDLAERYPKVIVAATLDNLKAAGFYWATRSGVTVAISDVVVPEAKKEIVKGYEAQDEKVQKQYERGLITKEERTQELIAIWTKATNEVAEAMNANFPKTNPIFMMVDSGARGNMMQMRQIAGMRGLVSNAKNETIPRPIKASFREGLSVLEYFISTHGARKGLADTALRTADSGYLTRRLVDVSQDVIIREEDCGTDRGLKLHIAERGADGVLRKAENVETSVYARALAEDITVDGRVLAPANTDLGDVLIDELVKHGIEEVKTRSVLTCESAVGTCAMCYGRSLATGKLVDIGEAVGIIAAQSIGEPGTQLTMRTFHTGGVAGDDITQGLPRVVELFEARTPKGVAPISEASGRVRIEETEKTKKLVVTPDDGSDETAFPISKRARLLVSEGEHVEVGQKLTVGATNPHDVLRILGQRAVQVHLVGEVQKVYNSQGVSIHDKHIEIIIRQMLRRVTIIESGDAELLPGELVERSKFETENRRVVQEGGHPASGRPQLMGITKASLATESWLSAASFQETTRVLTDAAINAKSDSLIGLKENVIIGKLIPAGTGLSRYRNIRVEPTEEAKAAMYSAVGYDDIDYSPFGTGSGQAVPLEDYDYGPYNQ; encoded by the coding sequence GTGCTCGACGTCAACTTCTTCGATGAGCTCCGGATCGGTCTGGCCACCGCTGACGACATCCGTCAGTGGAGCCACGGCGAGGTCAAGAAGCCCGAGACCATCAACTACCGCACCCTCAAGCCCGAAAAGGACGGACTCTTCTGCGAGAAGATCTTCGGTCCGACCCGGGACTGGGAGTGCTACTGCGGTAAGTACAAGCGTGTCCGCTTCAAGGGCATCATCTGTGAGCGCTGCGGCGTCGAGGTCACTCGCGCCAAGGTGCGTCGCGAGCGGATGGGCCACATCGAGCTGGCCGCTCCCGTCACCCACATCTGGTACTTCAAGGGCGTTCCGTCGCGTCTGGGCTACCTGCTCGACCTCGCCCCGAAGGACCTCGAGAAGGTCATCTACTTCGCGGCGTACATGATCACGTTCGTCGACGAGGAGCGCCGCACCCGCGACCTGCCCTCGCTGGAGGCGCATGTCTCCGTCGAGCGTCAGCAGATCGAGAACCGTCGCGACGCCGACCTCGAGGCCCGCGCCAAGAAGCTCGAGACCGACCTGGCCGAGCTCGAGGCCGAGGGTGCCAAGGCCGACGTGCGCCGCAAGGTGCGCGAGGGTGCCGAGCGTGAGATGAAGCAGCTGCGTGACCGTTCGCAGCGCGAGATCGACCGTCTCGACGAGGTGTGGACCCGCTTCAAGAACCTGAAGGTCCAGGACCTTGAGGGCGACGAGCTCCTCTACCGCGAGCTGCGTGACCGCTTCGGCACGTACTTCGACGGTTCGATGGGTGCCGCGGCGCTGCAGAAGCGCCTGGAGTCCTTCGACCTCGACGAGGAGGCCGAGCGCCTTCGCGAGATCATCCGCACCGGCAAGGGCCAGAAGAAGACCCGTGCGCTCAAGCGCCTCAAGGTCGTCTCCGCGTTCCTGCAGACCAGCAACAGCCCCAAGGGCATGGTGCTCGACTGCGTGCCGGTCATCCCGCCGGACCTGCGTCCGATGGTGCAGCTGGACGGTGGCCGCTTCGCGACCTCCGACCTGAACGACCTGTACCGCCGCGTGATCAACCGCAACAACCGTCTGAAGCGACTCCTTGACCTCGGTGCCCCCGAGATCATCGTGAACAACGAGAAGCGCATGCTTCAGGAGGCCGTCGACGCGCTCTTCGACAACGGCCGTCGTGGTCGCCCGGTCACGGGCCCCGGCAACCGTCCGCTGAAGTCCCTCAGCGACATGCTGAAGGGTAAGCAGGGTCGATTCCGTCAGAACCTGCTCGGCAAGCGTGTGGACTACTCCGCGCGTTCCGTGATCGTCGTCGGTCCGCAGCTGAAGCTGCACCAGTGTGGTCTGCCCAAGGCCATGGCGCTGGAGCTCTTCAAGCCGTTCGTGATGAAGCGCCTGGTCGACCTGAACCACGCGCAGAACATCAAGAGCGCCAAGCGGATGGTCGAGCGCGGCCGCACGGTCGTGTACGACGTCCTGGAAGAGGTCATCGCCGAGCACCCGGTTCTGCTGAACCGTGCGCCCACGCTGCACCGCCTCGGCATCCAGGCCTTCGAGCCGCAGCTGGTCGAGGGCAAGGCCATCCAGATCCACCCGCTCGTCTGCACCGCGTTCAACGCGGACTTCGACGGTGACCAGATGGCCGTCCACCTGCCGCTCTCCGCGGAGGCGCAGGCCGAGGCCCGCATCCTGATGCTGTCCTCGAACAACATCCTCAAGCCCGCCGACGGCCGCCCGGTCACGATGCCGACCCAGGACATGGTCCTCGGTCTGTTCTTCCTGACCACGGACGGCGAGCTGCGCGACGTCAAGGGCGAGGGCCGTGCCTTCGGCTCGACCGCCGAGGCGACGATGGCGTTCGACGCCGGGGAGCTCGCGCTCCAGTCGGCCGTCGACATCCGCTTCCCGGTGGGCACCATCCCGCCGCGCGGCTGGACCCCGCCGGCGCAGGAGGAGGGCGAGCCCGAGTGGCAGCAGGGTGACACCTTCCGCCTCCGTACGACCCTGGGCCGTGCGCTCTTCAACGAGCTGCTGCCCGAGGACTACCCGTTCGTCGACTACTCGGTGGGCAAGAAGCAGCTCTCCGAGATCGTCAACGACCTGGCCGAGCGCTACCCCAAGGTCATCGTGGCGGCGACGCTCGACAACCTGAAGGCGGCGGGCTTCTACTGGGCGACCCGTTCCGGCGTCACCGTGGCCATCTCCGACGTCGTCGTTCCCGAGGCGAAGAAGGAGATCGTCAAGGGCTACGAGGCGCAGGACGAGAAGGTCCAGAAGCAGTACGAGCGCGGTCTGATCACCAAGGAAGAGCGCACTCAGGAGCTCATCGCGATCTGGACCAAGGCGACCAACGAGGTTGCCGAGGCGATGAACGCGAACTTCCCGAAGACGAACCCCATCTTCATGATGGTTGACTCGGGTGCCCGAGGAAACATGATGCAGATGCGTCAGATCGCCGGTATGCGTGGTCTGGTGTCGAACGCCAAGAACGAGACGATCCCGCGTCCGATCAAGGCCTCCTTCCGTGAGGGCCTGTCGGTGCTGGAGTACTTCATCTCGACGCACGGTGCTCGTAAGGGTCTGGCGGACACGGCTCTGCGTACCGCCGACTCGGGTTACCTCACCCGTCGTCTGGTCGACGTCTCCCAGGACGTCATCATCCGCGAGGAGGACTGCGGCACCGACCGTGGCCTCAAGCTGCACATCGCGGAGCGCGGCGCGGACGGTGTCCTGCGCAAGGCGGAGAACGTCGAGACCAGCGTGTACGCACGTGCGCTGGCCGAGGACATCACCGTCGACGGCAGGGTGCTGGCCCCGGCCAACACCGACCTCGGCGACGTCCTCATCGACGAGCTGGTCAAGCACGGCATCGAGGAGGTCAAGACCCGTTCGGTCCTGACCTGCGAGTCCGCCGTCGGCACCTGCGCCATGTGCTACGGCCGTTCGCTGGCCACCGGCAAGCTGGTCGACATCGGTGAGGCGGTCGGCATCATCGCCGCCCAGTCCATCGGTGAGCCCGGTACCCAGCTGACGATGCGTACCTTCCACACCGGTGGTGTGGCCGGTGACGACATCACCCAGGGTCTGCCCCGTGTCGTCGAGCTCTTCGAGGCTCGTACGCCGAAGGGTGTCGCCCCGATCTCCGAGGCCTCCGGCCGCGTGCGGATCGAGGAGACCGAGAAGACCAAGAAGCTCGTCGTCACCCCGGACGACGGCAGCGACGAGACGGCGTTCCCGATCTCGAAGCGTGCCCGGCTCCTGGTGTCCGAGGGCGAGCACGTCGAGGTGGGCCAGAAGCTCACCGTGGGTGCCACCAACCCGCACGACGTGCTGCGCATCCTGGGTCAGCGTGCCGTCCAGGTCCACCTGGTCGGCGAGGTCCAGAAGGTCTACAACTCGCAGGGTGTGTCGATCCACGACAAGCACATCGAGATCATCATCCGGCAGATGCTGCGCCGCGTGACGATCATCGAGTCGGGCGACGCGGAGCTGCTGCCCGGCGAGCTGGTCGAGCGCTCGAAGTTCGAGACCGAGAACCGTCGTGTGGTCCAGGAAGGCGGCCACCCGGCCTCCGGCCGTCCGCAGCTGATGGGTATCACCAAGGCCTCGCTGGCGACCGAGTCGTGGCTGTCGGCGGCGTCCTTCCAGGAGACGACCAGGGTTCTGACGGACGCGGCGATCAACGCCAAGTCCGACTCCCTGATCGGCCTCAAGGAGAACGTCATCATCGGTAAGCTCATCCCGGCCGGTACGGGTCTGTCCCGCTACCGCAACATCCGGGTCGAGCCGACCGAAGAGGCCAAGGCCGCGATGTACTCGGCCGTCGGCTACGACGACATCGACTACTCGCCGTTCGGCACCGGCTCCGGCCAGGCCGTTCCGCTGGAGGACTACGACTACGGTCCGTACAACCAGTAA